A stretch of DNA from Synechococcus sp. JA-3-3Ab:
CATCGAGATGAACACCCGCATCCAGGTGGAGCACCCGGTTACCGAGATGGTGACGGGGCTGGATTTGATTGCCGAGCAAATTCGCATCGCTCAAGGTCAACCCCTGACCTTTCGCCAGAAGGATGTGGAACTGCGGGGCCATGCCATCGAATGCCGCATCAACGCCGAGGATCCCAAGCAGCAGTTCCGCCCTTGCGCTGGCACCATCAGCGCCTATTTGCCTCCTGGAGGGCCGGGGGTGCGCATGGACTCCCACATCTACACCGACTACACCATTCCCCCCTATTACGATTCGCTGTTGGGCAAGCTGATCGTCTGGGGGCCCAACCGGGCAGCCGCCATCCGCCGCATGCAGCGGGCGCTGGGGGAATGCGCCATCACCGGGGTGCCCACCACGATCCCTTTCCACCAGCAGATCCTGCGCCACGAGGCTTTTTTGCGGGGCGAGGTGTACACGGATTTCATCGCCCAACACCTGCTGACTGGCCAGTAGCAATCCCTTCGGAGATTGCCAGAGAGCGTCTTTGAACGGCGCTGGCCAAAAGTTGAGGCTAAAGTTAAAGGTGAGTGGAGGGTTGCTGGTCGTGCCGATGAGGGATCCCCGGCCCGGCTTGGTTCAACAGGCCCATCTCCAGCGTCAGGCGAGCTGCCCCGTGCCCAGCCTGAGCCAGTTGGTGGGGCAATTTTTGCAGGAGCGGCAGCGGGATCTGGCCCCGGCCAGCCGCCGCACCTACCGCATTGCCCTGGAACAGTTTGCCAAAACTTGCCCGGTGCCGCTGCCTCAGGTGCAGCCGTCCCACGTTCAGTCTTTTTTAAACAGCTTGAAGGGGCGTCCATTTCGCAACCGCTCCGGCCAGTGGGTTCATCCGCCCGCCTCTCCCGCCACCTACAACCTCAAGCGGCTGGCGCTGCAGCAGTTTTTTGAGTGGGCCAGCCAACGGGGCTACTTTCCAGATCCCTTGCCCACCCAGGCGATTCGGCCCGCCCGCCTGCCCGCCCGTCTGCCTCGCGACCTGGATCGGCTGTTGTTGCAGCGGGTTCTGCAGCGGGCCCAGAGCCATTCTCTGCGCTATGCGGCCTTGATCCGCCTGCTGCTGGAGTGCGGGCTGCGGGCACAGGAGCTGTTGGACTTGACGGTGCAGGATTTTCAGATCAGCCCTGAGGGATCCCTGTTGGAGGTGCGCTGTGGCAAGGGCAGCAAACCCCGCGCTGTGGCGGTCGGGGATCCCCTCTCCGAGCTGCTGCAACAATATCTGAGCCGAGAACGGGGCCCGTGCGCGCCGACGGATCCCTTGTTTGTCTCCCAATCCCGCTGCCCGGCCTACCGGGGCCGTCCCCTCACCTACGATGGCCTACGTCATATTGTGCTCAAGCTTACCGAGCCCGAGCCGGGCCACCAAACCCCCCACCAGTTTCGCCACAGCTTTGCCACCTTGCTGCTGGATCGCGGCGTTGCCCCCGAACACATCCAACACCTGCTGGGCCATACGACTGCCGCCATGACGATGCGCTACACCCAGCGGGCCAACTTGAGAGCAGCTATTGCCCATTCCCGCGCGATCTTGGATCAGGGCTTGATCTAGGGATCCCCTGTTGCGCCGTGGCCTCTATTACTAGTAGGGAGAGGTTCAGATTGCTAACAGAAAGGGAAGCCGGACATCCAAAGGGCAGCCCCGAAAAAGAAATCAATCAGGTACACCTGGCTAAGGTGCTTGGAATGACCTGAAAACAATCGAATGGGTTATTTCAAGTTACACGCTGGAGAGGAAGGTAGAGCACATGTTCTCTCTCCTTTCCCATAGGCACCTGCGAGCCAAGGCTGGCCTTCTGCTGCTCCAACCAGATGATCAGATGTCTGTTCTCAGGGTAGTATTCCAGAACATACTTAATGAAGTCATCAATTGTACATGGCTTGCTGAAACCTCCCATCCACTGATGAAAGTGGCAATGCACTTCGTCGGCTATGGTAATCAGGTTGGAGAGATTCGCTGCAAGCTTTGGATAGTGCGCTTCAGAGTAGAGATGATGAACCGTTAGGCTACTGGCTGCTTTTCGAGTAACTCTACAAAGATTTTTATCCCTTTTTCTTGCAAGATCTTTTGCCCTTTCTATCTCTCTTTGTCGATCCTGGATTTTCTTGACGATTACCTGAATTTGAGGTTCAATGCGTTCGCTAACATATTGACACCAGTCTTTTCTGTGGTTTTGCTTGAGAACCTCTCCCATAACCTTGGCAAGCTCATAGATACCTCGCAAAGAGAGGTAAACAGTGTCATCATTACCAAAACGTGTGTAATGAACGTCTTTGATTAACTTACTTTGCTTCGATGCAAGCTCAAGCGCCTTCTTAAGGTAGTCAGTTCGAGTTCTAAAGATCATCACAACATCTCGACGAGATAGCCAAAACTGATCTTGTCTTTTGACCAGAGAGGAGCTGTTTTGAAGGATCCTGTAATCTACCAGAGCTTTCTGCTTCTTGCGATGCTCTTCCTTGAACCAATTCCTAATGCTTGTACCTGTAGAGGATTTGCAACCTTGCTCTGATCGAGACCTTAAAAAGGATAAAATGGCATAAGCGCCGGACCGCGTGTATTCCCTTAGCCCAGAACTTTTGTTGATAACACGATAGTCTTTACCTTCCACCAGTTTCCATGCATCATCGGGGATACTGTCAAAGTGAGCTTCAATCTCTCTGAGTTCCTCAAGGCTGATACCCAAGAAGTTGGCGAGCTTGTTTGAGGAAACATAGACTATAGCCATTGCTCAAACTTCTCCGTAAGGCTTTTGTAGAAAAGAGTCAATCGCTGGAAAATTTTGTCATCTCCCGTCGGAGAATCGGGATGGTAAATCTTGCTCAGGCGATAAAAAGCAGCTTTGATGTCTTCATCGGTAGCTCGATCAGGGTCAAGCCCAAAAACCCGCCAAGGCAAGTCGTACTTGAAGATGTTGATCCCATTGATGCAGCCATACCCCTCTTCTCCCTCTTCGTTGGGAAGGATCCCGATGTGCTGACGATAAATGCGCTCCAAATCATCTATGTTGGATAAGTTCAGCTTGCCCATACCACTGGTTGCCAGTCTGAAGCTGGCTGATTTTCTCAGCTCGGCTGCGTTTTTAACGCCAAAGTGGTTGTAAATGGCTTTCTGCAGCTCTTTGACAGACAGCCGGGGCGGTGGCTGTAGCTGCCTGACTACAAACCGGGCAAAATTCTCTAGGAGCTCCTTAGAAATGCCATAAGTATCCGAAAGACGCTGGATTTCTGCGGCAATCGCCACCTGCGGGTCGGGCCCAGCTCCTTCTTTTGAGGTTGTCCTGGTTGTTTTGGTTTTTGTGCTGGTGGCTTTTCTGGGCACGGTTTCTCCTCAAATCACCAATGCCAAGTGCAAACCTGCACAAAACTCACAGGCTGCCTGTGAACTTATCTG
This window harbors:
- a CDS encoding tyrosine-type recombinase/integrase, which gives rise to MRDPRPGLVQQAHLQRQASCPVPSLSQLVGQFLQERQRDLAPASRRTYRIALEQFAKTCPVPLPQVQPSHVQSFLNSLKGRPFRNRSGQWVHPPASPATYNLKRLALQQFFEWASQRGYFPDPLPTQAIRPARLPARLPRDLDRLLLQRVLQRAQSHSLRYAALIRLLLECGLRAQELLDLTVQDFQISPEGSLLEVRCGKGSKPRAVAVGDPLSELLQQYLSRERGPCAPTDPLFVSQSRCPAYRGRPLTYDGLRHIVLKLTEPEPGHQTPHQFRHSFATLLLDRGVAPEHIQHLLGHTTAAMTMRYTQRANLRAAIAHSRAILDQGLI
- a CDS encoding J domain-containing protein codes for the protein MPRKATSTKTKTTRTTSKEGAGPDPQVAIAAEIQRLSDTYGISKELLENFARFVVRQLQPPPRLSVKELQKAIYNHFGVKNAAELRKSASFRLATSGMGKLNLSNIDDLERIYRQHIGILPNEEGEEGYGCINGINIFKYDLPWRVFGLDPDRATDEDIKAAFYRLSKIYHPDSPTGDDKIFQRLTLFYKSLTEKFEQWL